The window TTCCAGAAGAGCAGACCACTTTGTGCAATGGGCGATGAGTGCGGCACGAGCGCTACTTCACCCAGGTGGCTTGCACCTTCATCTACGGCGATGAGTTTCTTCAACGCTTCTTCACCAGCGGTGGCGTGTGCTTCCACGATCTTGCCGTTTTCAAAGCGGACGCTGATGTTCTCAATCAGCGTGCCCTGATGGGAGAGCGGCTTCGATGCGGTAACGGTGCCGTTCACGCGGTCCTTATGCGGCGTGGTGAAGCATTCTTCCGTGGGGATGTTCGCGTTGCAGAAGATGCCGTTGCCGCATACACCACCACCACCGGCCCACAGATGATCGTCCGCAAGACCCACAACAAGATCGGTGCCGGGGCCGCGGAAGTGCAGTGCGTGATAGCGCTTTTCATTCAGCAACGCTACACGCTTCATGATGTTTTCGCCGTGGTCTTTCCAGTCCTGCACCGGATCGTCGCCCGTGATGCGCGATGCGGAAAAGATGGCATCCCACAGGCGCGCGACGGCTTCGTTCTCCGGCAGGTCAGGGAACACAAGCCTGGCCCATGCGGGAGTGGCCCCGGCAAGGATGCTCCAGTTAATGGTGTGGCGTGTGACCAACTCCATCGCGGGCTTACTGGCTTTGGAGGCCGCCACATTTGCGCGGTTGATCTTATCCGGGTCCTGTCCCTTCAACAGCGCCGGGTTTGCGCCGGTGATGCCGAGTCGCGCGGCACCGCTGCGATAGGCTTCGGCGATGCCGTCGGCCAGCCACTTCGGTGTGAAGTCGAATGCGGCGTCCGGCGCGTTCTGATAACGCGCGAGCGTGGCCACGTCGTCCTGATAGAGCACCGTTACGGCGTATGCTCCAGCCTTGTATGCCTCTGCCACAACCTTGCGGATGAAGGGGATGTGATCGAGCGATGCGGTGACGACAACTTCCTGACCTTCGCGAAGATTCAGGCCAACGCGGACGGCAACAAGTGCAAGGCGGTCAAGCTTTTCATCGAAGGTGAGATTGGCAAACGGCTTGGTGGACATCGGTAAATTCCCTCAGGGGCTAAAGCCCCGTTGCTCGTAAGGCTAAATGGCCCGGCTAAAGCCGGGCCCCTTCAAAACAAGTAGACGGTGCTGCTTTAAATCTGCGTGAAGTAGCTGCTCTAAATCTGCGTGAAGATGTCGCGGAAGTCGTACACACCTTTGCGTGTGCTGAGCCACTCGGCGGCACGCACAGCACCTTCGGCAAAGCCGCGGCGGCCAAAGGCTTCATGGCGCAGGCTGAGCTTGTCGCCTGCGCTGATGGCTTCGGCAATGTGAATGCCTGCCACGTCGCCTTCGCGAATGGATTCGATCGGCACTTCACCTGCCGCGTTCATGGCCTGCTGAATGCTGACGGCGGTGCCGCTGGGCGCGTCCAGTTTCTGCGTATGGTGCGTCTCTTCAATCTTGAAGTCGTAGCCGTACTTCTTCAGCGAATCGGTCATCTGCCTGGCAAGCTGCAGCATCACCTGCACTCCAATGGAGTAGTTGGTGCCGTGTAGCAGCGCGGCATCCTTGCGAATGGCAAGTCCACTCATGTCATTCAGGTGCTGATACCAACCCGTTGTACCTACAACTACCTTCGCGCCCACGGCGAGGCACGCACGCAGGTTCGTCAGCACCGCTTCCGGCGTGGTGAAGTCAATGATGACATCGAAGCCTGCAACGAAGGGCGCAGTGAGTGCCGCGCCGCGCGGGTTTTCCTTCGCATCCAGAACGTGTACGCCGTGGCCGCGCTCTGTGGCGACCTCTGCTACCAGCTTGCCTGTCTTGCCGTGTCCCAGAACCAGCATCCGCATGGTTGGTTTCCTTCAGGGGCTAAGCCCCTTGTTGATGATTCGATGGAACGGCCCGGCCGAAGCCGGGCCCATTGAAAGCGCTTACTGCACCGTGATGCGTGCGGGTTCGTTTACTGGTGGCGTGCCGGTGGTGTTGGCGCGTGCGTCCAGGTCAAAGATGTTCGGGTCAGGATCGGCGAAGAAGGTGCTGTGCAGAGAACGGATCGCCTCCGATGCATCGTCTTCCTCGACCATGAAGCTCATGTTGATTTCGCTGGCGCCCTGCGAGATCATGCGCACGTTCACATGGCCAATCGCGGTGAATACCTTACCCGCAATGCCCGCGTGTCCGCGAATGTCTTCGCCAACAAGGCATACCAGCGCCTTGTTGCTTTCGTACTTCACGTCGGCAATCTTTGAAAGGTCTTCTGCAATCTGCGGCAGCTTGTCGCTGGTGTCCACCGTGACGGAGATGGAGACTTCCGAAGTGGAGACCATGTCGATGACGACCTTGTGCTTGTCGAAAACATCGAATACGGCCTTCAGATAGCCATGCGTCATCAGCATGCGGCTGGCCACGATGTCCACGATGGTCAGCTTCTTCTTTACCGCGATGCACTTGAACGGCGAACGGCACGGCGGCGCAACAGCGCTGATGCGTGTGCCTTCGTTTGCAGCGTTGCGGCTGTTGAGCACAAACACGGGAATGTTCAGCTGCACCGCAGGCAGGATCGTTGCAGGATGCAGTACCTTCGCGCCGAAGTAAGCGAGTTCCGCTGCTTCTTCAAACGAAATGGTCTTCACGCGCAACGCGTCTGAACAGATACGCGGATCGGTCGTCATGATGCCGTTGACATCGGTCCAGATTTCAATGGCGCCACCGTGCAGACCGCCGCCAACCAGCGCCGCAGAGAAGTCGCTACCACCGCGACCCAGTGTGGTGGTGATGCCTTTTTCAGTGGCGCCGATGAAGCCGCCCATCACGGGCGTCAGCCCCTGTTCAATCAATGGAAGCGCATGTTCCTTCAGGCGTGCTTCGATCAACGTTTCGTTGGGGATCGCTTTGCCATAGCTGTCGTCGGTGACGATGCAGTGGCGCGCGTCGAGATGTGTTCCCTTAATACCGGCTGCGTCGAATGCGGCGGCGACAATCTGGCTGCTGAGACGTTCGCCGTAGCTGACCACGTTGTCCGTGGTGCGCGGTGTCAGTTCACCTACAGCGGCGATGCCGCGCAGCAGATCGTCCAGATGATCGAAGTCATGCTGGATGTGATTCAGCAGTACGTTCAACTGCGGCTGCTTCGCCAGTTCGCCAGCGGTTTCCAGATGGCGCGAACGCAGACGTGCGGAGAGTGCCAGCGCGCCGGACTTGTCACCGTTACCCGCGGCAGCGGCAGCGGCCAGAAGCGTATCCGTCACCTTCGCCATCGCAGAGACAACCACAACGGCTTCCAGACCCTTTTCGCGGCGGCCACGCACA is drawn from Terriglobus sp. RCC_193 and contains these coding sequences:
- a CDS encoding aminopeptidase — protein: MSTKPFANLTFDEKLDRLALVAVRVGLNLREGQEVVVTASLDHIPFIRKVVAEAYKAGAYAVTVLYQDDVATLARYQNAPDAAFDFTPKWLADGIAEAYRSGAARLGITGANPALLKGQDPDKINRANVAASKASKPAMELVTRHTINWSILAGATPAWARLVFPDLPENEAVARLWDAIFSASRITGDDPVQDWKDHGENIMKRVALLNEKRYHALHFRGPGTDLVVGLADDHLWAGGGGVCGNGIFCNANIPTEECFTTPHKDRVNGTVTASKPLSHQGTLIENISVRFENGKIVEAHATAGEEALKKLIAVDEGASHLGEVALVPHSSPIAQSGLLFWNTLFDENAASHIALGQAYATCIIDGENLNETTLNSKGANSSLIHVDWMIGSGEMNVDGVRADGTEEPLMRSGEWV
- a CDS encoding 4-hydroxy-tetrahydrodipicolinate reductase — encoded protein: MRMLVLGHGKTGKLVAEVATERGHGVHVLDAKENPRGAALTAPFVAGFDVIIDFTTPEAVLTNLRACLAVGAKVVVGTTGWYQHLNDMSGLAIRKDAALLHGTNYSIGVQVMLQLARQMTDSLKKYGYDFKIEETHHTQKLDAPSGTAVSIQQAMNAAGEVPIESIREGDVAGIHIAEAISAGDKLSLRHEAFGRRGFAEGAVRAAEWLSTRKGVYDFRDIFTQI
- the lysC gene encoding lysine-sensitive aspartokinase 3, producing the protein MSTASRPQLVVMKFGGTSVEDAAAIRRTAAVVRGRREKGLEAVVVVSAMAKVTDTLLAAAAAAGNGDKSGALALSARLRSRHLETAGELAKQPQLNVLLNHIQHDFDHLDDLLRGIAAVGELTPRTTDNVVSYGERLSSQIVAAAFDAAGIKGTHLDARHCIVTDDSYGKAIPNETLIEARLKEHALPLIEQGLTPVMGGFIGATEKGITTTLGRGGSDFSAALVGGGLHGGAIEIWTDVNGIMTTDPRICSDALRVKTISFEEAAELAYFGAKVLHPATILPAVQLNIPVFVLNSRNAANEGTRISAVAPPCRSPFKCIAVKKKLTIVDIVASRMLMTHGYLKAVFDVFDKHKVVIDMVSTSEVSISVTVDTSDKLPQIAEDLSKIADVKYESNKALVCLVGEDIRGHAGIAGKVFTAIGHVNVRMISQGASEINMSFMVEEDDASEAIRSLHSTFFADPDPNIFDLDARANTTGTPPVNEPARITVQ